In the genome of Scatophagus argus isolate fScaArg1 chromosome 20, fScaArg1.pri, whole genome shotgun sequence, the window GGAGTTGCTGTGGTTATTGCTGCAGGTTTAGGAATGAAAATGGTACAAGTTATTTCTGCTAATTATGGATTATAAGACAAACGCTGCTATAACAATCAGTGGTAATTAGCAGCATCTGTCTGCTACAAAATAGCACAATAATAAATAGGCTCTACAGAGGCCAGATCAGGGTCCAAAATGCCAATGGATTCATCATAAAAACTGCCACATTACTTAAGTCAGAAAGTGCATCCACAGAGGAACAATACAGCTCAAACTAACCCATAACCAGTATTTGCAATTGATctttaaataattaaagaatttaggaaaatacaaaaacaaatactaaTGATTACTCCCTACAAAACACCGTAGAAAGTAATGCAACgacagaaagatttttttttaatacttaagCACAAAAGCAGAAACTACTTGTGTGCTAATGCAAATATGCcaataatatacatttttatctttatacattaaattatgttttaaccattttttaaacatagtgtaccacacattttcactttctcactTCAGCTACATGAATTCATcactgtgacagaaatacaAGGATTGTCTTTGTTTCCTAAACATACAGATTCCTCTAACATATTGAATGTCTCTCATTTTGAAGTGCTGGATGCTCTCAGGTAATAAATTATTTAGCAGTAAATGTGATTATTGCCCTCTTAAAACCTACCAAGTCTCttaattttataaataaattaccCACCTGTTTATTAAGTAAATTAATAGGATTTATTTAATAAACAGGGGGGTAATTGGCTCTGAAATAGTTTAGTTAACATTTTTATGGTTCACTTTTGAAGTATAAAGATTTAAAGAATTTATTCAGTGAGTAATGTATGACAGTATGAGTGAACAATATACCATAATATGGTATGTATATGGTATGGTTGTTTTGAGACACTTAATAATTTCTAATGATAAAAATCATTCACAGAACAGTTTGTACTATCTGTCCATAggataaatttatttttttaaaaaattgataatttaccataaataaatacaccaaATAAGTACACAATAAATAGTAATGCGCCTAACACTGAGCCTTGAGGAACTCCACTAATAATTTCATGCAAACACTAGCATGTGTACCATAAAAAGTTGCATTCTTATCAAAACCTCTTTACGTGTATTAAGGGAACTTGCAAACTCCAGCACAAATTTGCCCCTGTTTATTTTAAGTACTGCCTCAGGATGTGGTATTGTGGTGTGACTTGAGGAGAATGAAACTGTTTCATAAGCGTCATGATGTGAGAGCTTGTTTCTCAAGGATTTGACTTGCATTTCTCCAGGTTGTTCACATATTTTAAATGGAGGCTGCAGAGATCAAGAAACCAGCTTAGGATTATTTCTTGTCGTAAACAGACTTTGTGATTAGTGGTTAGAGTTGTGAATGAGGTTAATCATATTTTCATACATCCTGTCTTTGACAGGCCATTTCTGGCTTCCTCTGCTGCACTGTACATATTCAAAACATGCATGATGTAACAGTGCAACTTGGGCAGAGCATGCTGGATTAAGCATTTGTAAGTGCATTAGTTTGCCTTCTGCATAGTTAAAAAGATTAGATGTGTGGCTTTCCATTTAaacatgatgacaaaataaGTTCTGAGTCTGCCTAATTGCACACAAAGATTTGACTGGTATGTTAACACTAAACACCATAAACACAGTCTTCAGCATCTTACAAAATAAAGTATGATCCATCCTCAGTGGTGATCACCATCTTTCATTTTACTATACACTTCATTCAATCAGCGAGGACAGGATGAAGATTAGCCACGCCTCTGAGTATGATACATAATTTAACAGCACATACAGCCTCCAAAGTGACAATAAGGTTCAATCAGCACCTCTCGAAACCATGATTTTAACAATAGGTAAGCATTATGACCTCTGTGAAGGTAGGATGTACGTCGGGACTGTATTTGCACTTGAtctttaaataattaaacaatttaggaaaatacaaaaacaaatactaaTGATTACTCCCTACAAAACACCGGCTACATGAATTCATcactgtgacagaaatacaAGGATTGTCTTTGTTTCCTAAACATACAGATTCCTCTAACATATTGAATGTCTCTCATTTTGAAGTGCTGGATGCTGGTGCTGGAGGACAGGATGAAGATTAGCGATGCCTCTGAGTATAATACATAATTTGTGTTACACCACATTAGTTTTAGCCAGGTGTATAGGCTATCTAGTGCACATGTAACTTGTCAGGCTCAAGTGAACTAAGGTGAAAGTTTAACTCACACGTTCTCACATGACAAACCTTTGCATGTATGTAAACGATGACAACCCCATCCACTTCATTGCTGACATtttactttctgtctctgactgAAGGGAAGTGGAGCTGATTTCCTCTTGTTATAAATCACCAGCTCATCTTTCTcctgagcaacacaaaaacagcccaTGCAACTGCATGacactatcattattattattaattatgcACATCAGGAGATAAACAAGTGCAAACCTACAGTTGAGTGTAATTCATTCAAGAAACCGAAATTAAAGTTAAACAAGTGGCTCCATTCTCactttatataatatttatattacagTTGACAGGAAATGCTGTCTGCCTTCTTACCTTAACAGGCATTGTACTTTATGAAGATGGTGAATGCAGGTCAGTGACACACTGACGGGACACCGATGTTGTGTGATGTAAACTGTGTGGCAGACTAACTGACTGTGGTGAGGTGAGGAGCAAAGTGCTGCAGCGAGAGAGCATCTTCaccacttcctctttctctctctctctctctctctctctctctctctctctctctccacccacCTGTTGTACAATTCCCCAGTACCCatgagttgttgttgttagtgttGCATATTGAATTCTGTGGGAGAAAAATGTTAGTAAGACCAGCTATATAAcaatttcttctctttcttttatttttataattttttttcctacctGTTAAGTGGCTTCTCCATGTTGCCCCtataagtgtgagtgtgtgtggttgtctgtctttgtgtgtcagccctgcgactgactggtgaccagtccagggtgaatcCCATCCCTACCAACCGGGATGAGCTCCAGCACCTCGccacaaccctgacagataatcacagaaaatggatggaagggattctgatgtttgttgttgatctttttttactttttatatacTTTTCAACATGTGTGTTGTCTTTATGTTACCTTTTCAACATGAAAAAGTTAACAAGAACAATTACtgtattgtaaaaaaaaaaattaagtagCCTTGCAACTATGTATTTTGTCATAGGAATAACATTGTGGTTATGATAAATGGAGAGATGACAAGAAATGAAGGCTTATGTGAAATGCTATATGACACTTCCTCAGCTGGACTTGAACTAGTGCTTGTActtctacttcactacatttaccTGCCAACTGTAGTTAGTGTTTACTTTTCAGAATAAGATTTAACATAAAAGCCAACATATAATAAGCTTATAAGAGTTCATAACAGTTGACATGCTTATAGTCAAATAAAATAGTGGTATTTTATGATGAATGTTAAGATTAGCAGTTCATCCTTCTTGTCTCCTCTTCATCTATTCCCCACGTGTCCTGGTGTTTGTTGTGAGATCTAAACAAAGTGACCccagaaaggaaaacaggaagctTTGAGACCGCTTTTATATATGTAAGGGGTATTATGACGTATACAGTACAGAAGGTTACTGACTGGTAATTAAAATGACCTCTCACATACAATGTCAATGTTTCCCTCTGACCTGTAGGGGATGCTGTTGCAGCTCTGGTCCTCCTGTCAAACCATGGATCACATCTTCTGCCATATACAGTAACACTGCTGAATGCTAATAATCTGTGCTGATCTGGACTACTGTGCACTGTATTCCAGTCTGAGGATTCACATTTTcgctttttcttcctcactgtggtttctttgttgttcttgttccttcctctttttttttttttcttttgtagtgTTATTCGcttctgcagctttttttttttttttttttttttttttttttttgtatttctcacTCCTTATCTCACCACTGTCTTTCACCGTCACTCCAGctctttgtcatttttcctTTAAGTGGGCCAGAGTTCGAGTTGTTGGAGGTTTGTTTGGGAACACCAGAGGGGACAGGCTGCCTGCAAGTTTGCCGTCAAGACAGTGAGTTGAGGCCATCAGATATTAGCTCAGTCCTCCAAGAATCAACACGCAACCTTTGTCATATTTGGCTGCAATACAGCCAAGAGGGTGTGGAGCTTACTGGTACACTTTGCTGGGCACACAATTAATACTGCCAGGGTTTCAAAATGAAGATCCATAATGCTTTTAATGAATCTGTAAAGCTTTGGAATTGCCTTTGTGTATGCCTTTTGAAATTcctgtatctctgtgtgtgtgtgtgtgcgcacacgttCCCTTAAATACTTTACTGATTTAGCACTGCACTCCTAAAACATTATCAGAATCATAGTGAAGATGATGGAACAAATTCAATTTCACATATTCTTCTTCCAAAACCTGGTGCCTGCattacccataatgcaactcagcTGCCAACAGTTCAGACTTTGGGTGTATTATCATACACATTATCttcactttatttctctctttctctccacacCCTCGaatttttagcattttcagACTGGCCTTCAGTTCCACCTGCcacaaattcagattttaacACATATGCAGTAGTAGTTCCCAACACCTGTAAACAGAGAGCTGAGTATAAATACCTTTAAATACCttaaaaatctgtgaaataaatgtgacagtGGAGTGAGAAATGTCACTGGGTGTCAGGACACATCATTCCAACTGCAATAgcttgtactgtatgtacactgTGAACAACACAAACTACATGTATAATCATAGaatatatttttagttttatcatAGCCCACTAAAGGGATATTCCGCTGCCTTTGATTGTACATGACTCACCATTTCGACAAACTTTCATACTGAATGTGAAATTTCATGTTGATGTGTTCTTTCACGTACATAATGACCTGAGTGCAAGCTGTCATTTAATAACAtatataacaataacaaaagacatGAATGAGTAAGACCTCTAttagattatttatttctgGATGATGAAACTCTTAGCTGTGTGTTCTAAGCCTGAAGGTTTTTCTGACTTCAGTGTGCTTCTGTTTATTTGGGTGTGTATGAGCAAAGTATTTTCACAAGgcatttcatcatcatcaccaaccACAATATTGTGGAAGTCACAGCCACAACATAATGACTCAgaaacaacttttatttttgaaccaTTTTCAAAGATATGATAGTTGTCAACACAACATATGATACATAACAGGCTGTGTTGTATGCATTAACACACAATCTAAATTAGGCTGCACACTTGTTGATTTTGACACAtgcttttgtcagtttcagATAAGTTCATTTTGTCCGCTTTACAAAGCCATCCTCACTGAGGGTGGATTGCTTCAGAGTTCCTGTTGATGCAGCTGTGCTCATCAGACAAAGCTGGAGTCGGAATCTGCCCTACATGCTGCTGGGAGCCTCTCAGAtacctaaaacaaacacacaaggacaaataaaaaaaaatgcaatgacCAAAGATAACCATAAGACTAATGTACAACATGCCTTGACCAGCAGGGTGTTTGGATATTAAAATTCTGAAGTCCTCGCTAAAAGAATATCTAGTGTGCTTATCACTACCCCTCTAAAACATGTGTGTGAGCTAAGGTGCTTCTTCCCTTCACTTTTCATAACAGATCACTGCGTTGTGCCGACTGTCTCACTGCGACTGTAACCCACAGTGATGCTGCTTTAGTCAGTCAGTCCTGCAGAGCTGAGAATGTACAACTCACTTACAACCTACCaaagaacactgaaaacatatCTTATaaaactgtacttttacttagaaaaatattttactaCATCTGTACTATATGttgttatttatgtattattaaatggattttaaaaatcAACTTTTGAAAATCTTTTCCCGCTTTGTTTTCAACGTCTTGCATCTTTATGTATATTTCTCTTCTTAGAACATTGcattatttcaaacaaaatgtgcaattaaataaaaaatattattattattatcattacttgTGTTGTTATGTACTTCTTTCTCCAGGCGATCAATATACTGCCAGCGTCTGTCAATCAGTCTGTCTCGGGCTGAAACCTCTGAGGTCAAACTGGCGAGCCGTCGGGCCTGTTTATCAATGATAACCTACAATACAGCAAAGATATCAGACGGCTGGAACAGTCAAACCTGTCACCTCCACTGACAAACATGCAACTACTAAATCATAGAAACTACACCAAAAATATCACTGTCACTATTTGATAGCtttgtttaacttttaaaatttCAGATAACAAAACCAAGCAAAAAGAAGGCAACACATTATATGGCCTAAAGGATACGCACAGGCCTCTGGTGTTGGCTTTTCTTCTTGGTTTGAGTAAGGTCCCTCAGTTCCAGTAATGGGAAACCTTAAATCTTGCAATGTACAATGATTTCTTTTAAGGACTGTGTGCCTTCAACTTCGTGGCAACAGTTCAATGAATTAAACTGAACACAGCTCAGAATCAAAAGTATTTATAGTGTTATGTCCCTGTGCTGGTGTCATCAAGACAGATAGTTGTTTACAACAGTTAACTTCTTGATCTTTCCTCACCTTCACAGAGCTGACATCGAGCTGACCCTCCAGGCTTGGCTCAGTCAGACCCTTCAGCCTCTGGAGGATCCGGTTTATTCGGTGCTGCGTAGCTCCCTGCTCAGTCTCCAGATCCTCCAGCCCTTCCTGCAGATCTCTGACAGCCCCCCACAGCCTGTCCCCCCTGGCACTCAGTATCTGCAGGTCCTTCCTCACCTAAAGAACACAGCATTATATCATATCATTCATCACAATAATATTTTTCACAGTAGTTGTATGTACCTAATACACaatctctctttatctttcgTAATTCTCAATTTCttaatcttttttgtttcatcttccCCGGCTGATGTTGACTGCACTTTATTCAAGTGTGTCAAAAATGAACAACCATAATTTTACTAAAAGGTAAATACAATTTTTGACATGATGGTCCTGCTCAGAGCAGCAATGAATGAAAGATGTCTGAATCAGTGCAATATGAGACACAGAGGAGCCTCTTTTCCATCATTTAGAGCTGCATGTTATACAGAGAAGAGGACTATTCCAAGATTTAGTGTCATAGAGTATAAAGGTCATGGTgtcattcataaaaaaaatattttttaaattaatagagttcactatttttttaaatagattttttaaatagatttaaATAGATTAACAGCAGTAAAAAGCACTGGTATCATCACTAAAAGATAAAAGTTAATCATAACcagaaaatacaatttaatttaatttacaacCCTGGCTAAGATGGCAGGATTTTGCTTTCCCCTTAAAGAGAGTAACATCCGCAGCATAAAAGCATCAACTCTAAAAGATACCTCACCAAAGTcaattataaatattttaatattttattcagcaTGAGGAGTACAGGCCTCAAACGAGGATCTTAAACAAGAGAAACGTTTTCTGTTAATTTTCAGCCTgtttaaaggaaaactgaaGTCAAAAGAGATGAGTTACTGGAGAAAAATGTTACTAACTTCTAGAGCTGAATCATTAATTGATTACTGTGGCAACTTTTTTCAGTGCCAAATTCCAAAAATATATAAGACTGTGAGAGACTGTGGGTCAGAAACAATGGCATCGCCTGGCTGTCTGGCTGCCTGAACTGCTTATTAAAGTGGATTTCCTTAGTAAAGTGATTTTTCCTCACCTGCCTGTGAGTTCGTCTTGCCTGTAAACTGTGCTTGCAAAGGCTCTCCAGACTCCTTGTGACCTTGTCCAGCTCTTCTTCCACCAGGTCTCCCTGCTGCTCCAGACGCTTGGCATTCTCATCCAACCCCTGCAG includes:
- the LOC124051434 gene encoding uncharacterized protein LOC124051434, coding for MKVSQVLQLSILVVGLCQAHRAPPPADPSTSQEEGEVTVSQLRMLSLGLAHLLQGLDENAKRLEQQGDLVEEELDKVTRSLESLCKHSLQARRTHRQVRKDLQILSARGDRLWGAVRDLQEGLEDLETEQGATQHRINRILQRLKGLTEPSLEGQLDVSSVKVIIDKQARRLASLTSEVSARDRLIDRRWQYIDRLEKEVHNNTSI